The following proteins come from a genomic window of Methanosarcina sp. MTP4:
- the fhcD gene encoding formylmethanofuran--tetrahydromethanopterin N-formyltransferase codes for MELNGVEIEDTYAEAFPIKIARVLITGATKRWAQVAANEATGFGTSVIMCPAEAGIERFASPSETPDGRPGVYIQICTFGYKALDEQLLERIGQCVLTAPTTAVFNGLPEAEKQFNIGFKLKFFADGTESETEIAGKKVFKIPIMEGDFLAEENIGGISGIAGGNFFIFGDSQMSALTAAEAAVDAIAELDGCITPFPGGIVASGSKSGANKYTFMKATANEKFCPSIKDKVEGTEIPADVNSVYEIVINGIDEESIKKAMKIGIETAVTVPGVKKITAGNYGGKLGKYQFKLHELF; via the coding sequence ATAGAACTCAATGGCGTAGAAATCGAAGATACATATGCAGAAGCGTTTCCGATCAAGATTGCAAGGGTCCTCATAACCGGTGCTACAAAGCGCTGGGCTCAGGTGGCAGCCAATGAAGCTACCGGCTTTGGGACTTCCGTTATCATGTGCCCCGCAGAAGCCGGGATCGAAAGGTTTGCAAGCCCCAGTGAGACCCCTGACGGCAGGCCCGGAGTCTACATCCAGATCTGCACCTTCGGGTACAAGGCACTCGACGAACAGCTTCTCGAAAGGATCGGACAGTGCGTACTGACCGCACCCACCACCGCAGTATTCAACGGGCTCCCTGAAGCTGAGAAACAGTTCAACATAGGATTTAAACTTAAGTTCTTCGCAGACGGTACAGAGTCTGAAACCGAAATCGCAGGCAAGAAGGTCTTCAAGATTCCAATTATGGAAGGGGACTTCCTGGCAGAGGAAAACATCGGGGGCATAAGTGGGATTGCCGGTGGAAACTTCTTCATCTTTGGAGATTCCCAGATGAGCGCCCTCACCGCAGCCGAAGCTGCCGTGGACGCAATTGCCGAACTTGATGGCTGTATCACTCCCTTCCCCGGAGGCATCGTGGCCAGCGGCTCCAAGTCCGGAGCAAACAAATACACGTTCATGAAAGCCACCGCCAATGAAAAGTTCTGCCCCTCCATCAAGGACAAGGTAGAAGGCACTGAAATTCCGGCCGACGTCAACTCTGTATATGAAATAGTAATCAACGGGATTGACGAGGAAAGCATCAAGAAGGCAATGAAAATCGGAATTGAGACCGCAGTTACCGTTCCTGGTGTAAAGAAGATCACCGCAGGAAACTACGGCGGAAAACTCGGCAAGTACCAGTTCAAGCTGCACGAGCTCTTCTGA
- a CDS encoding chemotaxis protein CheA: protein MDLSKYMGIFREESERNLKQLNDSLLALEQNPENTEHVNIVFRLAHTFKGMAATMGFKQIVELTHEMENLIERIRTQQLKLDASLIDLLFECLDSLEGLVENACKNAGIKPSRGKTGEEEKSKTYPDPGEVLKALRAINTPITANTKEKTIGKKVFSREEEAEKERETKEEKNSEEVPLYPDEETSQYPARKDSLYLGARKEVPETGEDSSITESSSTTFSITEEGIPTTEIEFSEKERALMEEAEMDGAKVMLAHIALQDTCLLKSARSALVIRKISENGKIIRTFPSINELEKENFGLDFEVVFSTKKDGYTIKTEISNISEIEDVSIRSLSSEEGYGEAYREPVPVHEKTTGKLSETLSETSSETSSENLSEISSENLSEGPSLEKTRFEPEKMEGEAVTGGKMPFFSKPNPKIKNIQSVRVSTEQLDKLMNLAGELVITRSRINQLTLDFKSKELEETLSELRKLTGEMQEEVIEARMVPLDHILNIFPRMVRDLAKSENKKLDFIIRGKEIKLDRTVLDEIGNPLVHLLRNAVDHGIESPEKRLELGKKETGTIMLKASRQENYVIIKIEDDGQGIDPTELRKAAEEQGIISREEAEQLPDREAMQLIFNHGFSTASRVTDVSGRGVGMDVVKNRIENLGGSIKIESKPGKGTRFELKLPLTIALYQAMLVEVGNERYAIPFTNIIKNIEIQKEAVRHINGEEVTMESGKVLPLLRLHSLFGLPVEEREKLVVVVAEKAGQVIGIVVDRLLGKQEVIIKTFKSKLLEETKGFAGATIMGDGNVVLILDINTLV from the coding sequence ATGGATCTGTCAAAGTATATGGGCATTTTCAGGGAAGAATCCGAAAGAAACCTCAAACAATTGAACGATTCACTGCTTGCACTTGAGCAAAACCCTGAAAATACGGAACATGTGAATATAGTGTTTCGTCTGGCCCATACTTTCAAAGGTATGGCAGCGACGATGGGATTTAAGCAAATCGTCGAGCTTACCCATGAAATGGAAAATCTGATTGAAAGAATCCGTACCCAGCAGCTCAAGCTAGATGCCTCTCTAATCGACCTTCTGTTCGAATGCCTTGATTCCCTGGAAGGGCTTGTGGAAAACGCCTGTAAAAATGCAGGCATCAAACCTAGCAGAGGTAAAACCGGTGAGGAAGAGAAAAGCAAAACCTATCCTGACCCCGGAGAAGTTTTGAAAGCACTCAGAGCCATAAACACACCCATAACTGCAAACACAAAAGAAAAAACAATAGGGAAGAAGGTTTTTTCCAGAGAGGAAGAGGCTGAAAAAGAGAGAGAGACTAAAGAAGAGAAAAATAGTGAAGAAGTGCCCCTATATCCAGATGAAGAAACTTCTCAATATCCGGCAAGAAAAGATTCCCTATATCTAGGGGCAAGAAAAGAAGTTCCGGAGACAGGAGAAGACTCCTCAATAACAGAAAGCTCCTCAACAACCTTTTCAATAACAGAAGAAGGCATCCCCACTACAGAAATCGAATTTTCAGAAAAAGAAAGGGCATTAATGGAAGAAGCGGAAATGGATGGGGCGAAGGTGATGCTCGCCCACATTGCCCTGCAGGATACCTGTCTCCTGAAATCCGCCCGTTCAGCCCTGGTAATCCGTAAGATTTCGGAAAATGGGAAGATTATCAGGACCTTTCCGAGTATTAATGAACTTGAAAAAGAAAATTTCGGGCTTGATTTTGAAGTGGTTTTTTCAACAAAAAAAGATGGATACACCATCAAAACCGAAATTAGCAACATTTCTGAAATAGAAGACGTGTCAATAAGGAGTTTGAGCTCCGAAGAGGGCTACGGAGAGGCTTACAGAGAACCTGTCCCTGTACATGAAAAAACCACTGGAAAATTGTCTGAAACCTTATCTGAAACATCATCTGAAACATCATCTGAAAACTTATCTGAAATATCATCTGAAAACTTATCTGAAGGCCCTTCACTGGAAAAAACCAGGTTTGAGCCGGAGAAAATGGAAGGTGAGGCAGTAACAGGCGGAAAAATGCCTTTCTTTTCCAAACCCAATCCGAAAATAAAGAACATCCAGAGCGTGAGGGTTAGCACTGAACAGCTTGACAAGTTGATGAACCTTGCAGGAGAACTCGTGATCACGAGAAGCAGGATCAACCAGCTGACTCTGGACTTTAAATCCAAGGAACTGGAGGAGACACTTTCGGAACTCCGAAAACTTACCGGGGAAATGCAAGAAGAAGTGATAGAAGCAAGGATGGTGCCTCTTGACCATATTCTCAATATCTTCCCCAGAATGGTAAGAGACCTTGCAAAGTCAGAAAACAAGAAACTCGATTTCATTATAAGGGGAAAGGAAATCAAGCTTGACAGGACCGTTTTGGACGAAATCGGGAACCCCCTGGTCCATCTCCTGAGAAATGCAGTAGATCACGGGATTGAGAGCCCGGAAAAGCGCCTTGAACTCGGGAAAAAAGAGACAGGGACGATAATGCTCAAGGCTTCGAGACAGGAAAATTACGTCATCATAAAAATCGAAGACGACGGGCAGGGAATAGACCCGACAGAACTCCGGAAGGCTGCCGAAGAACAGGGGATTATCTCCCGGGAAGAAGCGGAACAGCTTCCTGACAGGGAAGCAATGCAGTTGATCTTTAACCATGGTTTCAGTACTGCCAGCAGGGTCACTGATGTTTCTGGCAGGGGTGTGGGGATGGATGTCGTAAAAAACCGGATTGAAAATCTCGGAGGGTCCATAAAAATCGAATCAAAACCCGGGAAAGGGACCAGGTTCGAATTAAAACTGCCCCTGACTATCGCCCTTTATCAGGCCATGCTGGTAGAAGTCGGGAATGAAAGGTATGCAATCCCCTTCACCAACATAATAAAAAATATAGAAATCCAGAAGGAAGCCGTTCGGCATATCAACGGCGAAGAAGTTACTATGGAAAGCGGAAAAGTGCTCCCCTTACTAAGGTTGCACAGTCTTTTTGGGTTACCCGTTGAAGAGAGAGAAAAACTCGTTGTCGTAGTAGCGGAAAAAGCTGGACAGGTTATAGGAATTGTAGTTGACAGACTGCTGGGAAAACAGGAAGTTATAATAAAAACTTTCAAAAGCAAACTACTTGAGGAGACAAAAGGGTTTGCAGGTGCGACAATTATGGGCGATGGGAATGTGGTCTTGATCCTTGATATCAATACTCTTGTCTGA
- a CDS encoding chemotaxis protein CheC: protein MGKEEISMGKEIRKLSNFEYGALKEIGNIGMGSSATSLSKLTHTGVHANILGAGFELIENIPKITGTSDSLVMGTFMHVKKELNGYILIFFPEDSARNLCQAITGESEANLADRINRSVIEEVSHILAGTYITSLADFLHIDVSISTPYNAYDMLGSILNYVLTEMCYKADLALILDSEFLVKENKIKGIFVTLFDPVSLDYLLEKINGMLNNP from the coding sequence ATGGGAAAAGAGGAGATATCCATGGGAAAAGAGATCAGGAAGCTAAGTAACTTCGAGTATGGAGCATTAAAAGAGATCGGAAACATAGGGATGGGGAGTTCTGCAACTTCCCTTTCAAAGCTCACACATACTGGTGTCCACGCCAATATTTTGGGTGCAGGGTTTGAATTAATTGAAAATATACCGAAAATCACGGGCACCTCAGACTCCCTTGTTATGGGAACCTTCATGCATGTCAAAAAAGAGTTGAATGGTTATATCCTGATCTTTTTCCCTGAAGACAGCGCCAGAAATCTCTGCCAGGCCATAACCGGAGAAAGTGAAGCAAACCTTGCGGACAGGATTAACAGGTCTGTGATCGAAGAGGTTAGCCACATCCTCGCAGGGACTTATATCACCTCCCTTGCGGATTTTTTACATATAGACGTTTCCATTTCAACACCTTACAATGCATACGATATGTTAGGCTCAATCCTCAATTACGTGCTAACTGAGATGTGTTATAAGGCGGATTTAGCTCTCATACTGGATTCCGAATTTTTGGTAAAAGAAAATAAAATAAAAGGAATTTTTGTTACCCTTTTTGATCCGGTTTCCCTTGACTACCTGTTAGAAAAAATCAATGGAATGTTAAATAATCCATGA
- a CDS encoding chemotaxis response regulator protein-glutamate methylesterase, which yields MTITALVVDDSALIRKVLSDILNNDPEIEVIGTAFNGKDALGKIKKFRPDVILLDNVMPVLDGLKALARIMKEYPTPVIMVSALGEKAEEITLTAFEYGAVDVIPKPEGVFSQSIPEMAEEIRKKVKTASKANLDNLECMQPPEKERLDKIKKAERKVGDETFSGTVKNVIAIGTSTGGPRALGKLISALPADLPAAVLIVQHMPLGFTASLSRRLNAKSALEVREAKEGDVVENGVVLIAPGDYHMEIVRKKVKGREKDVVRLSRAPKELGSRPSVNVLFRSIAPLYGPKIISLILTGMHCDGAEGAEEIKKKGGKVIAEARSSCVVYGMPGEIVKRKLADFVLPLDRIAKELLNMIKDASN from the coding sequence ATGACCATTACTGCACTTGTTGTAGACGACTCAGCCCTGATCCGAAAAGTCCTTTCGGATATATTGAACAACGACCCTGAAATCGAGGTAATAGGGACTGCATTCAATGGAAAGGACGCACTTGGAAAGATCAAAAAATTCAGGCCCGATGTCATACTTCTAGATAATGTGATGCCCGTACTTGACGGTCTTAAAGCCCTTGCCAGGATAATGAAGGAGTACCCGACCCCTGTGATAATGGTTTCCGCACTCGGGGAAAAGGCTGAAGAAATAACCCTCACGGCATTTGAATACGGAGCTGTGGACGTAATTCCAAAGCCTGAAGGGGTCTTCAGCCAGAGCATTCCGGAAATGGCGGAGGAAATCCGCAAAAAAGTTAAGACCGCCTCAAAAGCCAATCTTGACAACCTGGAATGCATGCAGCCCCCGGAAAAAGAAAGACTGGACAAGATTAAAAAGGCAGAAAGAAAGGTAGGTGACGAGACCTTTTCAGGCACTGTAAAAAACGTTATTGCAATCGGCACGTCCACAGGGGGTCCCAGAGCCCTGGGAAAGCTTATAAGCGCCCTTCCGGCTGATCTTCCCGCAGCAGTCCTAATCGTACAGCACATGCCTCTGGGCTTTACGGCATCCCTTTCAAGGAGACTTAATGCGAAGTCAGCCCTCGAAGTCAGGGAGGCAAAGGAAGGAGATGTGGTGGAAAACGGAGTCGTGCTTATTGCACCCGGTGACTATCATATGGAAATTGTCCGAAAAAAGGTAAAAGGAAGGGAAAAAGATGTTGTCCGCCTGAGCCGGGCACCCAAAGAGCTGGGTTCAAGGCCTTCCGTCAACGTCCTTTTCAGGTCCATTGCCCCTCTTTACGGCCCGAAAATAATCTCGCTTATCCTGACGGGAATGCACTGTGACGGAGCGGAAGGGGCAGAAGAAATCAAAAAAAAGGGTGGCAAGGTTATCGCCGAAGCTCGAAGTTCATGCGTTGTATATGGAATGCCGGGAGAAATAGTAAAAAGAAAGCTTGCCGACTTCGTGCTCCCACTGGACAGGATTGCGAAGGAGCTCTTGAACATGATAAAAGATGCTTCTAACTAA
- a CDS encoding chemotaxis protein CheD: MPDSSLIIVGIGGFAIARSPARLKTSGLGSCVGVTIYDRKERIGGLVHAMLPSAKGDRLENNPAKYADSGIEYIIEEAIKTGASRKRLEAKIVGGASMFPNTFLNIGERNIKCAKKTLAELGIPIVADDTGKNYGRTIILDASNGILYVKSALYGCKKI; encoded by the coding sequence ATGCCTGATTCCAGCTTGATTATTGTGGGGATAGGAGGCTTTGCAATAGCCAGAAGCCCTGCAAGACTAAAAACCTCAGGACTTGGCTCCTGTGTAGGAGTAACGATCTATGACCGGAAAGAGCGAATCGGAGGTCTGGTCCATGCAATGCTTCCGAGTGCAAAGGGAGATCGCCTTGAGAACAACCCTGCAAAGTACGCAGACTCCGGGATAGAGTACATAATAGAAGAAGCAATAAAAACAGGAGCCTCCAGAAAAAGACTCGAAGCAAAAATCGTCGGTGGAGCAAGCATGTTTCCGAATACCTTTTTGAACATAGGAGAAAGAAACATAAAATGTGCTAAAAAAACGTTAGCTGAACTCGGTATTCCGATTGTTGCGGATGACACCGGGAAAAATTACGGACGCACGATAATACTGGATGCCTCTAATGGAATTCTTTATGTAAAAAGTGCTCTCTACGGCTGCAAAAAGATCTAA
- a CDS encoding TraB/GumN family protein: MEKSDVTDSQDREPEYYFQSSSQDSIYSVDELATKSAEGDVSAGKSELSNSSASKPENAEAEVLESAAEAGTVVEGKLDLSSGFVAEPLAGSTPVSKFQSTPGVQVVETREAERQPSKIVIIGTAHVSEKSVEEVKTTIRKLKPDIVAVELCRGRYDSLKGNVPETQLPIKDILGGGKVYFYLIHWLLAYVQKKIGEDMGVKPGSEMLMAIEEAEAAGARVALIDRDIQITLQRFWGRMKFLEKIRMLGSLVGGLIGIGKGADIDIDSITEQDVVTALVSELRDFAPTAAEVLIDERDAYLAGSILRTAAGGNKTIVVVIGAGHKPGVLKYLQEPKSIPPLRNLMEIPKKRFSAGKAIGFGIVALAIAVFLLLFLSGTPLELLLIAFGWWFLINGTLSAAGTLLAGGHPYSIVTAFLVAWLTSLNPMMAAGWFAGLVEAKQRNPTTEDIKALAGIDTFGEMFKNRFMRVLLVASFANVGSVIGTFLGAYVMVQVTGIDPREVILSGFSALGF; this comes from the coding sequence ATGGAAAAATCCGATGTCACAGATTCTCAGGACAGAGAGCCTGAGTACTACTTTCAGAGTTCTTCTCAGGATTCTATATACTCTGTGGATGAACTTGCTACCAAATCTGCGGAAGGTGATGTTTCTGCAGGAAAGTCTGAACTGTCTAATTCTTCAGCCTCCAAGCCGGAGAATGCCGAGGCGGAGGTACTTGAATCTGCGGCTGAGGCAGGAACTGTGGTCGAGGGAAAGCTGGACCTGAGCTCTGGCTTTGTTGCAGAACCTTTGGCCGGTTCAACTCCCGTTTCAAAGTTTCAGTCCACTCCGGGGGTTCAGGTTGTTGAAACCCGGGAGGCTGAGCGTCAGCCTTCAAAAATAGTGATCATAGGTACCGCTCATGTTTCGGAGAAGAGCGTGGAAGAGGTCAAGACAACCATCAGGAAGTTAAAGCCTGACATTGTGGCTGTTGAACTCTGCCGGGGGCGCTATGATTCCCTGAAGGGTAATGTCCCGGAGACGCAGCTCCCTATTAAAGATATCCTGGGTGGAGGAAAGGTCTACTTTTACCTGATCCACTGGCTGCTTGCCTATGTCCAGAAGAAGATCGGGGAAGATATGGGTGTCAAACCAGGTTCCGAGATGCTTATGGCAATTGAGGAGGCTGAGGCTGCAGGAGCTAGGGTAGCCCTTATAGACCGGGACATCCAGATTACGCTCCAGCGTTTCTGGGGTAGGATGAAGTTCCTTGAAAAAATCAGAATGCTTGGTTCTCTTGTCGGAGGGTTGATCGGAATCGGGAAAGGAGCTGATATCGATATTGATAGCATCACGGAACAGGATGTGGTCACGGCCCTTGTTAGTGAACTCAGGGACTTTGCCCCGACTGCGGCCGAAGTCCTGATAGATGAGCGGGATGCTTACCTTGCAGGTAGTATTCTCAGGACAGCAGCAGGCGGGAACAAAACTATTGTTGTGGTTATAGGGGCAGGGCACAAGCCCGGGGTTCTCAAATACCTCCAGGAGCCGAAGAGCATTCCTCCCCTGCGCAATCTCATGGAAATCCCTAAAAAGCGCTTCAGTGCGGGCAAAGCAATTGGTTTCGGGATTGTCGCCCTGGCCATAGCGGTGTTTTTGCTCCTGTTCCTCTCGGGCACACCTCTGGAACTCCTGCTAATAGCGTTTGGCTGGTGGTTCCTTATCAACGGAACCCTGAGTGCGGCCGGGACTCTGCTTGCGGGTGGTCACCCCTATTCCATTGTCACGGCTTTCCTGGTGGCCTGGCTGACTTCCCTGAACCCCATGATGGCCGCAGGCTGGTTTGCCGGTCTCGTCGAAGCAAAACAGCGTAACCCGACCACCGAGGACATAAAGGCTCTTGCAGGGATCGATACCTTCGGGGAAATGTTCAAAAACAGGTTTATGCGAGTCCTTCTGGTAGCCAGCTTTGCAAACGTAGGCAGTGTGATAGGAACTTTCCTAGGTGCCTATGTCATGGTGCAGGTAACCGGCATCGACCCGCGGGAAGTTATTCTTTCAGGTTTCAGTGCCCTAGGGTTCTGA
- a CDS encoding DUF4405 domain-containing protein yields MVDFCLTILFLIVAFTGLYMYFFIPSGVPHGMYVVYMGLTKATWLWIHNKSAILMTIIVAFHLILHWRWIVCTTRNFFRREKVKTEVFESVCEPE; encoded by the coding sequence ATGGTGGACTTTTGTCTGACAATTCTGTTTCTAATCGTTGCCTTCACAGGCCTTTACATGTACTTTTTCATACCCTCGGGAGTCCCCCATGGTATGTATGTCGTCTATATGGGGCTCACAAAAGCCACATGGCTCTGGATTCACAACAAATCCGCAATCCTGATGACAATTATCGTAGCTTTCCATCTCATCCTCCACTGGAGATGGATCGTGTGCACAACGAGAAATTTCTTCAGGAGGGAAAAAGTGAAAACAGAAGTATTCGAATCCGTTTGTGAGCCCGAATGA
- a CDS encoding protein-glutamate O-methyltransferase CheR, translating to MENEKLRTDEIQEEDPDLELLKKAIKKNLGFNCEQYKESHFRRRINVRVRATNSSSYAEYLKILKKDQDEYRNLIEALTVNVSEFFRNPETYTVIEKEVLPTLIKSKSKSLVKAIRIWSAGCAAGEEAYSLAILLHMLLEKDFGKYRISIMGTDIDSSSLEKARKGVYSENSLKNVDEKTRERYFIKKDEMYQVTDQLKNITHFKQHDLISGSKLSHFDMIICRNVMIYFNKEIQEQLHLEFYKSLSQGGFFIIGKAETLLGTAAGYFKPYNTRERLYVKENEGNIHGKRGDIHGKRDQEAK from the coding sequence ATGGAAAATGAGAAATTAAGAACCGATGAAATCCAGGAGGAAGACCCGGATTTGGAGCTGCTGAAGAAAGCCATCAAAAAAAATCTAGGCTTTAACTGCGAGCAGTATAAGGAGTCTCATTTCAGGCGTAGAATTAACGTACGTGTCAGAGCCACCAATTCAAGTAGCTATGCAGAGTACCTTAAAATCCTTAAAAAAGATCAGGATGAATACAGGAATCTGATTGAAGCCCTTACCGTAAATGTCAGTGAATTTTTCCGGAACCCAGAAACCTATACGGTGATTGAAAAAGAAGTCCTGCCAACCCTGATAAAATCCAAATCCAAGTCACTGGTGAAAGCAATTCGCATCTGGAGCGCAGGCTGTGCAGCAGGGGAAGAAGCTTATTCCCTTGCAATACTGCTGCACATGCTTCTGGAAAAGGACTTTGGGAAATACAGGATAAGCATTATGGGCACGGACATTGATTCTTCTAGCCTGGAAAAGGCGAGGAAAGGTGTCTACAGTGAAAACTCACTTAAAAACGTGGATGAAAAAACAAGGGAACGCTATTTCATAAAGAAAGACGAGATGTACCAGGTCACCGACCAGTTGAAGAACATCACGCATTTCAAGCAGCATGACCTGATATCCGGATCGAAGTTGAGTCATTTTGATATGATTATCTGCCGGAACGTCATGATATACTTTAATAAAGAAATCCAGGAACAACTGCATCTTGAATTTTATAAATCCCTGAGCCAGGGGGGCTTTTTCATAATAGGAAAAGCGGAAACTCTGCTCGGAACAGCAGCCGGTTATTTCAAGCCTTACAATACAAGAGAACGCCTTTACGTAAAGGAAAATGAAGGAAATATCCATGGGAAAAGAGGAGATATCCATGGGAAAAGAGATCAGGAAGCTAAGTAA